The following coding sequences lie in one Thalassoglobus polymorphus genomic window:
- a CDS encoding GTPase: MKDDDLQQLELLSTLDRLRHRVTTWSSVPLQWEPALRCQSLITRILSRVETLQFRYEAPIVVATFGGTGTGKSSLVNALVGEEVSSSGRERPTTRKPKLIVHFDTDLKLLNLPLDDIDVVQSEADVLRDLVILDCPDPDTNENSEAGTNLDRLRKLLPYCDVLLVVSTQQKYRSARVSDELLAAASGCRMIFVQTHADLDEDIRADWRSTLVDQYQVPDLFFVDSLKAFEERQQAQHPTGDFGRLIDLLTSKLGASERLRIRRANIVDLLQSGLARCLEIISRKEDDLKTLDAALNQQREQLSQKMAQQLKKELLASHGLWERRLLSAVTDHWGLSPFSACLRFYSGIGGLLASLTFFRARSTAQLALLGTIQGKRWLDHFRSEQRSEETLQRVSQFGLDESHLREAEIVIDGHVSQAGFDSSVMSDQSLDQLRKEAAAVESQFVVDAGQKIDESIEELARKNSKFYVRCWYEFLFVAYILFVLYRVGANFFYESFILHQPLLSSDFYIPAGLFLILWSGLLVILLTRRLRRGLRGSVETLVNNLVNRNLEKGLFPQLEQSILQTRRWANDARQLQTEVSQLRDEIATSPHFGAKNNANVP, encoded by the coding sequence ATGAAAGATGACGACCTTCAGCAACTTGAACTGCTTTCCACGCTGGACCGGCTTCGTCATCGCGTGACAACGTGGAGTTCTGTCCCGCTCCAATGGGAGCCAGCACTCCGTTGCCAGTCATTGATCACGCGGATTCTCAGCCGGGTTGAGACGTTGCAGTTTCGTTATGAAGCTCCGATTGTCGTCGCAACCTTCGGTGGGACCGGAACAGGCAAAAGTTCGCTGGTGAATGCACTCGTCGGTGAAGAGGTTTCGAGTTCCGGTCGTGAGCGGCCGACAACTCGCAAGCCAAAGCTGATCGTTCATTTCGATACCGATTTGAAACTTCTCAATCTGCCACTCGACGATATTGATGTCGTCCAGTCAGAGGCCGATGTCCTGCGGGACCTCGTGATCCTCGATTGTCCAGATCCCGATACCAACGAGAATAGCGAGGCCGGAACGAATCTGGATCGGTTGCGGAAATTACTTCCTTATTGCGATGTGTTGCTCGTTGTCTCGACACAACAAAAGTATCGGTCAGCTCGTGTTTCAGATGAACTGCTGGCAGCTGCGTCCGGTTGCCGAATGATCTTCGTGCAAACTCATGCTGATCTCGATGAAGATATTCGAGCCGACTGGAGATCCACACTCGTCGACCAATACCAGGTTCCCGATCTCTTTTTTGTCGACTCCCTGAAAGCCTTTGAAGAACGGCAACAGGCTCAGCATCCGACCGGGGATTTTGGTCGGTTGATAGATTTGCTGACGTCGAAATTAGGGGCATCCGAACGTCTGCGCATTCGTCGAGCAAATATTGTGGACTTGCTGCAATCCGGCTTGGCTCGTTGTCTGGAGATCATTTCCAGAAAAGAGGACGACTTAAAAACTCTGGACGCAGCACTGAACCAGCAGCGGGAGCAACTCAGTCAAAAAATGGCACAGCAGCTTAAAAAAGAACTGCTGGCCAGCCACGGGTTGTGGGAACGCCGATTACTTTCCGCGGTCACGGACCATTGGGGGCTCAGCCCGTTCTCGGCATGCTTAAGATTTTATAGTGGTATCGGTGGGCTTCTGGCATCGCTCACGTTTTTTCGTGCCCGCAGCACCGCACAGTTGGCGCTGCTGGGAACGATTCAGGGGAAACGCTGGCTGGATCATTTTCGCAGTGAGCAGCGATCCGAAGAAACTCTTCAGCGAGTGAGTCAGTTCGGTCTCGATGAGTCGCACTTGCGCGAAGCGGAAATTGTGATTGACGGTCATGTCTCTCAGGCAGGGTTTGATTCTTCAGTCATGAGCGATCAATCGCTCGATCAACTTCGTAAAGAGGCGGCGGCTGTTGAGAGTCAGTTTGTTGTCGATGCCGGTCAAAAGATCGACGAATCGATCGAAGAGCTAGCGAGAAAAAATTCCAAGTTCTACGTGCGATGCTGGTACGAATTTTTGTTTGTCGCCTACATACTTTTTGTGCTGTATCGTGTTGGCGCGAATTTTTTCTACGAGTCCTTCATTCTTCATCAACCACTTCTATCGAGTGATTTTTACATTCCCGCCGGGCTGTTCTTGATTCTCTGGTCGGGGCTTCTCGTCATCCTGTTGACACGCCGTTTGCGACGCGGGCTGCGTGGTTCAGTCGAAACGCTCGTCAACAATCTTGTCAATCGAAACCTTGAGAAAGGATTGTTTCCGCAGTTGGAACAATCGATTTTGCAGACTCGTCGTTGGGCAAATGACGCGAGGCAACTACAGACTGAGGTCTCTCAATTAAGAGATGAAATCGCCACGTCTCCCCACTTCGGAGCGAAAAATAACGCCAACGTTCCTTAG
- a CDS encoding phytoene desaturase family protein, whose protein sequence is MAKDFLKETKDRYDVIVIGSGLAGLTSANVLAKQGYSVLLLEHHYQLGGMATWFKRRGGHIFDISLHGFPVGMIKSCRKYWTQEIAESIVQLKGIRFENPQFSLRTTFDRKDFTRLITEQFNIPFETVDAFFSASRKMNFFDDQQMTTGELFEKFFPGRSDVVRMLMEPIAYANGSTLEDPAITYGIVFSNFMSKGVFTFQGGTDALISKMREELIANGVDIRIRSLVEKIEVSPDRQVKAVHVNGKRIECGAVMSNANLKTTILKLVDEEHFDKDYLEETKAVRLNNSSCQVYIGLKPGEGFDDCGDLLFHSEHDGFDINAMLSMNVSSRTFSFYYPQTRPGSDRWLVVSSTNANYSDWAKLTEEEYQHEKEKLCEGTLDCLEQYVPDIREKLDWIEASTPRTFEHYTRHAQGASFGTKFEGLKVSQALPEHINGLFHAGSVGIIMSGWLGAVNYGVIVANELDKYLTPSSATV, encoded by the coding sequence ATGGCAAAAGATTTTCTTAAAGAGACAAAAGATCGTTACGACGTCATCGTGATCGGTTCGGGACTTGCTGGCCTGACCAGTGCGAATGTTTTGGCCAAGCAGGGGTACTCTGTTTTGCTCCTCGAACATCACTATCAATTGGGAGGCATGGCGACTTGGTTTAAGCGTCGCGGGGGGCATATCTTCGATATTTCTCTGCACGGATTCCCTGTCGGAATGATCAAAAGTTGCCGGAAGTATTGGACACAGGAAATCGCTGAGAGCATTGTTCAGCTCAAAGGAATTCGGTTCGAGAATCCACAGTTTTCACTACGCACGACGTTTGATCGAAAAGACTTCACACGGCTCATCACCGAACAGTTCAACATTCCTTTCGAGACCGTCGACGCCTTTTTCTCCGCGTCTCGAAAGATGAATTTCTTTGATGATCAACAGATGACAACCGGGGAACTCTTCGAGAAATTCTTCCCGGGGCGCAGCGACGTCGTTCGCATGCTCATGGAACCGATTGCTTACGCAAACGGATCGACGTTGGAAGACCCGGCTATTACGTACGGAATCGTCTTCAGTAATTTCATGAGCAAAGGGGTCTTCACGTTTCAGGGAGGGACCGACGCGCTCATTAGTAAAATGAGAGAAGAACTCATCGCCAACGGTGTCGACATACGAATTCGTTCGCTCGTGGAGAAAATCGAAGTCAGCCCGGACCGACAAGTTAAAGCGGTCCATGTGAATGGAAAACGCATCGAGTGTGGGGCAGTGATGTCCAACGCCAACCTCAAAACCACGATTCTCAAATTGGTCGACGAAGAGCATTTTGACAAAGACTATCTGGAAGAAACAAAAGCAGTCCGGTTGAACAACAGTAGTTGTCAGGTTTACATCGGACTGAAGCCGGGCGAAGGATTCGACGATTGCGGGGACTTGCTGTTCCATTCCGAGCATGATGGCTTCGACATCAATGCGATGCTCTCGATGAATGTGAGCAGTCGGACGTTCTCGTTTTACTATCCACAAACTCGACCAGGATCGGACCGCTGGTTAGTGGTCTCCTCGACGAACGCCAACTACAGCGACTGGGCGAAACTGACCGAAGAAGAATACCAGCACGAAAAAGAAAAACTGTGCGAAGGAACCCTCGATTGCCTCGAACAGTATGTCCCTGACATTCGGGAAAAACTGGATTGGATCGAAGCTTCGACTCCGCGCACTTTTGAACATTACACACGTCATGCTCAAGGAGCGAGTTTCGGGACGAAATTCGAAGGACTGAAAGTCTCGCAAGCGTTGCCTGAGCATATCAACGGTCTGTTCCACGCAGGGTCTGTTGGCATCATCATGTCTGGGTGGCTGGGTGCCGTCAATTACGGAGTGATCGTTGCCAATGAACTCGACAAGTATCTCACTCCATCGTCTGCGACTGTTTGA
- a CDS encoding M15 family metallopeptidase: MSQLDDSARAYWTEQLELGYGMVEELLTFPVEECGEGFASIPDAADAAGVEMQFSESKIAGDLDRVFFIRESLVDDVIAIGRVMNDRGWILKVEDGFRSREMQRTLVRKPAVFDLVLQKCIWENGGEMPPVEFVFRRAIVLVANIPKIGTHMSGSAIDISVFRRDDGSEVWRGGPYLEVSEKTPMRSPFITEDELQNRLAITEIMESKGFMHFPYEFWHFNKGDAGDHILNKKPEPARYGPVDWNRETNEVQPMDNPMDPLNPLEQIEIEIAAAMKRL, from the coding sequence ATGTCTCAACTTGATGATTCAGCACGGGCCTATTGGACCGAGCAGTTGGAACTTGGCTATGGAATGGTCGAAGAATTACTCACCTTTCCTGTCGAAGAATGTGGAGAAGGATTCGCATCGATTCCAGACGCCGCCGATGCTGCGGGAGTGGAGATGCAATTTTCGGAATCGAAAATTGCAGGTGACCTCGATCGCGTCTTTTTTATTCGCGAAAGCCTCGTGGACGATGTGATTGCGATCGGTCGGGTGATGAATGACCGTGGCTGGATTCTGAAGGTTGAAGACGGGTTTCGGTCCAGGGAGATGCAGCGGACACTCGTCCGCAAACCGGCGGTCTTCGATTTGGTGTTACAGAAGTGCATCTGGGAAAATGGCGGGGAGATGCCGCCGGTAGAATTTGTCTTTCGCCGAGCGATTGTGCTGGTTGCGAACATTCCGAAAATCGGCACGCACATGTCTGGTTCAGCGATTGATATCTCTGTCTTTCGCAGAGACGACGGCAGCGAAGTCTGGCGTGGAGGACCGTATTTAGAAGTGAGCGAAAAAACGCCGATGCGGTCTCCGTTCATTACCGAAGACGAACTTCAAAATCGTCTCGCAATCACGGAGATCATGGAATCAAAAGGCTTCATGCACTTCCCGTACGAGTTCTGGCACTTCAACAAAGGGGATGCCGGAGATCACATTCTGAACAAGAAGCCTGAGCCCGCTCGCTACGGTCCAGTCGATTGGAACCGGGAGACCAACGAAGTCCAGCCGATGGACAATCCGATGGACCCACTCAATCCTCTCGAACAAATCGAAATTGAAATCGCTGCTGCAATGAAACGGTTGTAG
- a CDS encoding replication-associated recombination protein A, which translates to MPGLFDQQEKQARTKAQPLAARMRPRSLEEFVGQRHFLGKGMLLQRMLQADRLGSMIFYGPPGTGKTSLGQVIALQTQCHFAVLNAASVGVKELRTELEAARDRLSRGDGRTILFVDELHHFNKTQQDVLLPDVEAGVVNLIAATTANPFFSLASALISRSQVFEFKTIDEEDIAQLLRRALEDKERGLGETGAKATDEAIEFLAEICDGDARRALTAFEIGVLSLDENNKVFNLQVAQESIQKKAVLYDAKGDQHYDVASAFIKSIRGSDPDAAIYWLARMLVAGEDPRFIARRIVISASEDIGNADPQALVIANSAAEATERVGMPECRIILSQAVTYLASAPKSNASYKAVDAAIGDIENNRIVPVPTHLKDAHYQGAKDLGHGEGYQYAHNSGDGWVDQDYLGVEKTYYEPVDRGYEAEIKKRLDELRQRRNASGDA; encoded by the coding sequence ATGCCCGGTCTCTTCGATCAACAGGAAAAACAAGCTCGAACAAAGGCTCAGCCGCTCGCTGCGCGGATGCGGCCACGATCGCTGGAAGAGTTCGTTGGACAACGGCACTTTCTGGGGAAGGGAATGCTTTTGCAGCGAATGTTGCAGGCGGACCGATTGGGGTCGATGATTTTCTACGGTCCCCCCGGAACCGGAAAGACATCGCTGGGGCAGGTGATCGCGCTTCAGACTCAGTGTCACTTTGCTGTTCTCAATGCTGCCAGTGTCGGAGTGAAGGAACTCCGGACCGAGCTGGAAGCTGCGCGTGATCGACTTTCCCGGGGAGATGGCCGCACGATTCTTTTTGTCGACGAACTTCATCACTTCAACAAGACGCAACAGGATGTGTTATTGCCAGATGTGGAAGCCGGTGTTGTGAATCTCATTGCAGCGACGACGGCAAACCCATTCTTCTCGTTGGCTTCAGCGCTGATTAGTCGGAGCCAGGTGTTTGAATTCAAGACGATTGACGAAGAGGACATTGCTCAACTTCTGCGGCGCGCACTGGAAGATAAAGAACGCGGGCTTGGGGAAACAGGGGCGAAGGCGACCGACGAAGCGATTGAGTTTCTCGCTGAAATTTGTGATGGAGATGCCCGGCGTGCGTTGACGGCATTCGAAATCGGAGTGCTCTCGCTCGATGAGAATAATAAGGTCTTCAACTTGCAGGTCGCGCAGGAATCGATTCAGAAGAAGGCTGTCCTGTACGATGCCAAAGGAGATCAGCATTACGATGTCGCTAGCGCGTTTATTAAGAGTATTCGTGGAAGTGATCCCGATGCCGCAATCTATTGGTTGGCACGGATGTTGGTTGCTGGAGAAGATCCCAGATTCATCGCCCGCCGGATCGTGATTTCTGCTTCGGAAGATATCGGAAATGCCGATCCACAAGCTTTGGTCATAGCGAACTCAGCTGCGGAGGCGACCGAGCGAGTCGGGATGCCGGAGTGTCGAATTATTTTGTCGCAAGCGGTGACGTATCTTGCCTCGGCTCCGAAGTCGAACGCGTCATACAAAGCGGTCGATGCTGCGATTGGCGATATTGAAAACAATCGTATCGTCCCCGTCCCCACGCATTTGAAAGATGCTCATTACCAAGGGGCCAAAGACCTCGGGCATGGCGAAGGGTATCAATATGCTCACAACAGTGGAGATGGCTGGGTTGACCAAGACTATCTGGGAGTTGAAAAAACATACTACGAACCGGTCGATCGTGGTTATGAAGCAGAGATCAAAAAACGATTAGACGAATTACGTCAAAGGCGAAACGCAAGCGGTGACGCATAA
- a CDS encoding exonuclease domain-containing protein: MEIYISTDIEADGPIPGPHSMLSLGAAAYLPDKTLVSTIEINFETLPGATGHPETMEFWSRYKKAYQYTRVDTQSPEVGMQQYVDWVEGLEGKPVFVAYPAGFDFLFVYWYLIQFVGRSPFSHSALDMKTFAMSLMGKGYRESTKRNMPRHWFDRHPHTHKALDDAIEQGALFCNMLADWQERPSNSKLL, encoded by the coding sequence ATGGAAATATACATCAGCACTGACATCGAGGCGGATGGCCCCATTCCGGGGCCGCATTCGATGTTGAGCCTTGGGGCGGCAGCTTATTTACCTGATAAAACGTTGGTTTCAACGATTGAGATCAACTTCGAGACCCTTCCCGGAGCGACCGGACACCCGGAGACAATGGAATTCTGGAGCCGGTACAAAAAAGCGTATCAGTACACTCGCGTCGACACGCAATCTCCGGAGGTGGGGATGCAGCAATATGTTGATTGGGTCGAGGGACTCGAAGGGAAGCCGGTCTTTGTGGCGTATCCAGCTGGCTTCGACTTTCTGTTCGTCTATTGGTATCTCATTCAATTTGTTGGTCGAAGTCCGTTTTCGCATTCCGCACTCGATATGAAAACGTTCGCCATGTCTCTGATGGGTAAAGGCTACCGGGAGTCAACGAAGCGAAACATGCCCCGCCATTGGTTTGACAGGCATCCTCACACCCACAAAGCCCTCGACGACGCCATCGAACAGGGAGCGTTGTTTTGTAATATGCTGGCAGATTGGCAAGAGAGGCCAAGCAACTCTAAACTCCTCTGA